From the genome of Penaeus monodon isolate SGIC_2016 chromosome 16, NSTDA_Pmon_1, whole genome shotgun sequence, one region includes:
- the LOC119582522 gene encoding uncharacterized protein LOC119582522 — MAAMSRGLATAFLLATALCCLAQGQHGIAESRSLRVQGALDTHGFHGVQRFRQLLKIHENRHNLPGGVILARPPQAPSPQPSAPEFFTTPDLSFPVNSSSLTRPPAADTPLPPHGHGHQEALGSLGLSPALESPTLLDHSEASPPTTSPHDMRQTSQPAQSPLSSQAPSHSLPHFESTRVAHPAPEAPRAPEIPAHLPLDLVSRLKEYPSLEESLNQAPLPASMHTFFEPTIQVRAEEVSDEEWGQYLESEWESHGIVPSFLPRPPPYLINVNYGDHLCVHLGSLITPAQARHQPKALQFPGGVGSVLRPSAAGPGPPSEALRQLDAGQYPSQAATEGSVHRFISISSSTGIPQQ, encoded by the exons ATGGCAGCGATGAGCCGCGGGCTGGCCACTGCGTTCCTCCTGGCCACCGCGCTGTGCTGCCTGGCTCAGGGACAGCACGGAATCGCCGAGTCCAGGTCCCTTCGCGTCCAGGGCGCCCTCGATACGCATGGATTCCACGGTGTCCAGAGATTTCGGCAACTGCTGAAGATTCACGAGAACCGCCACAATCTCCCCGGGGGCGTGATACTTGCGCGTCCACCTCAGGCGCCGTCGCCCCAACCTTCCGCCCCCGAGTTCTTCACGACTCCAGACCTATCATTTCCTGTAAACTCGTCGAGTCTTACACGACCCCCCGCGGCAGAcacgcccctccctcctcatggGCATGGCCACCAGGAGGCGCTGGGATCTCTAGGACTTTCGCCAGCCCTCGAATCGCCAACGCTCCTGGATCATTCCGAAGCTTCTCCGCCAACCACGTCTCCACATGACATGCGTCAGACATCCCAACCTGCCCAATCACCCCTTTCATCGCAGGCGCCCTCACACTCCTTGCCTCACTTCGAGTCTACAAGAGTAGCCCACCCAGCTCCCGAGGCCCCGAGAGCGCCCGAGATTCCGGCCCATCTGCCCCTCGACCTCGTCAGCCGCCTCAAGGAGTACCCCTCCCTGGAGGAGTCCCTCAATCAAGCGCCTTTACCGGCCTCCATGCACACATTCTTCGAACCAACAATACAG GTCAGGGCCGAGGAGGTCAGCGACGAGGAGTGGGGTCAGTACCTGGAGAGCGAGTGGGAGAGCCATGGCATCGTGCCCTCCTTCCTGCCCCGCCCCCCTCCGTACCTCATCAACGTGAACTATGGTGACCACTTGTGCGTGCACTTGGGTTCACTTATTACGCCGGCCCAGGCAAGACACCAACCCAAGGCTTTGCA ATTTCCCGGGGGAGTCGGGTCGGTATTACGCCCTTCTGCTGCTGGACCTGGACCGCCCTCCGAAGCCCTACGTCAACTGGATGCTGGTCAATATCCCTCACAAGCAGCCACAGAAGGGTCAGTTCATCGATTTATATCCATCTCATCTTCAACTGGTATTCCTCAACAGTGA